A single window of Drosophila suzukii chromosome 3, CBGP_Dsuzu_IsoJpt1.0, whole genome shotgun sequence DNA harbors:
- the LOC108020282 gene encoding retinol dehydrogenase 14 isoform X2 → MGFIFNFLPTEHYVRDIFLMTLLAAIVATLMSIRFYLRITAGRCFTETKMEGKTVIITGANSGIGKETAKDLAGRGARIIMACRNLETANAVKDEIVKETNNSKVLVKKLDLGSQKSVREFAADIVKTEPKIDVLIHNAGMALAFRGQTSEDGVELTMATNHYGPFLLTHLLIDVLKKSAPARIVIVASELYRLSSVNLAKLNPIGTFPAAYLYYVSKFANIYFARELAKRLEGTRVTVNFLHPGMIDSGIWRNIPFPLNLPMMAITKGFFKTTKAGAQTTIYLATSDEVANVSGKYFMDCKEATLNAAALDEEKGLKIWEESLKIVKLTPQEPKI, encoded by the exons ATGGGTTTCATCTTCAATTTTCTGCCAACCGAGCACTATGTGCGCGACATCTTCCTCATGACATTATTGGCCGCCATAGTGGCCACTCTGATGAGCATTCGGTTCTATCTGCGAATCACGGCGGGACGATGTTTCACCGAG ACAAAGATGGAGGGCAAGACCGTTATTATCACCGGCGCTAACAGCGGAATCGGCAAGGAGACGGCCAAGGATCTGGCAGGACGCGGTGCCCGCATTATAATGGCCTGCAGGAACCTGGAGACTGCCAATGCTGTTAAGG ATGAGATCGTCAAGGAGACGAACAACAGCAAGGTCCTGGTTAAGAAACTGGATCTGGGTTCCCAGAAGTCGGTCCGCGAGTTCGCCGCTGACATTGTGAAGACGGAGCCCAAGATCGATGTGTTGATCCACAATGCCGGCATGGCCTTGGCCTTCCGTGGACAGACGAGTGAGGATGGCGTGGAACTGACCATGGCCACCAATCACTATGGACCCTTCCTGCTGACGCACTTGCTCATCGATGTGCTGAAGAAGAGCGCTCCGGCTCGCATTGTTATTGTGGCCTCGGAGTTGTACCGCCTGTCTTCGGTTAACTTGGCCAAGCTGAACCCCATCGGCACCTTCCCGGCTGCCTACTTGTACTATGTGTCCAAGTTCGCCAACATCTACTTCGCCCGGGAGCTGGCCAAGAGGCTGGAGGGCACCAGGGTGACCGTGAACTTCCTGCATCCCGGCATGATCGACTCGGGCATCTGGCGCAATATCCCCTTCCCGCTCAACCTGCCAATGATGGCCATCACCAAGGGTTTCTTCAAGACCACCAAGGCCGGAGCCCAGACCACCATCTATTTGGCCACATCCGATGAGGTGGCCAACGTCTCTGGAAAGTACTTTATGGATTGCAAGGAGGCCACCCTCAATGCCGCTGCCCTCGACGAGGAGAAGGGTCTCAAGATCTGGGAGGAGTCCCTGAAAATCGTCAAGCTTACGCCCCAGGAACCCAAGATCTAA
- the LOC108020282 gene encoding retinol dehydrogenase 14 isoform X1: MEGKTVIITGANSGIGKETAKDLAGRGARIIMACRNLETANAVKDEIVKETNNSKVLVKKLDLGSQKSVREFAADIVKTEPKIDVLIHNAGMALAFRGQTSEDGVELTMATNHYGPFLLTHLLIDVLKKSAPARIVIVASELYRLSSVNLAKLNPIGTFPAAYLYYVSKFANIYFARELAKRLEGTRVTVNFLHPGMIDSGIWRNIPFPLNLPMMAITKGFFKTTKAGAQTTIYLATSDEVANVSGKYFMDCKEATLNAAALDEEKGLKIWEESLKIVKLTPQEPKI; encoded by the exons ATGGAGGGCAAGACCGTTATTATCACCGGCGCTAACAGCGGAATCGGCAAGGAGACGGCCAAGGATCTGGCAGGACGCGGTGCCCGCATTATAATGGCCTGCAGGAACCTGGAGACTGCCAATGCTGTTAAGG ATGAGATCGTCAAGGAGACGAACAACAGCAAGGTCCTGGTTAAGAAACTGGATCTGGGTTCCCAGAAGTCGGTCCGCGAGTTCGCCGCTGACATTGTGAAGACGGAGCCCAAGATCGATGTGTTGATCCACAATGCCGGCATGGCCTTGGCCTTCCGTGGACAGACGAGTGAGGATGGCGTGGAACTGACCATGGCCACCAATCACTATGGACCCTTCCTGCTGACGCACTTGCTCATCGATGTGCTGAAGAAGAGCGCTCCGGCTCGCATTGTTATTGTGGCCTCGGAGTTGTACCGCCTGTCTTCGGTTAACTTGGCCAAGCTGAACCCCATCGGCACCTTCCCGGCTGCCTACTTGTACTATGTGTCCAAGTTCGCCAACATCTACTTCGCCCGGGAGCTGGCCAAGAGGCTGGAGGGCACCAGGGTGACCGTGAACTTCCTGCATCCCGGCATGATCGACTCGGGCATCTGGCGCAATATCCCCTTCCCGCTCAACCTGCCAATGATGGCCATCACCAAGGGTTTCTTCAAGACCACCAAGGCCGGAGCCCAGACCACCATCTATTTGGCCACATCCGATGAGGTGGCCAACGTCTCTGGAAAGTACTTTATGGATTGCAAGGAGGCCACCCTCAATGCCGCTGCCCTCGACGAGGAGAAGGGTCTCAAGATCTGGGAGGAGTCCCTGAAAATCGTCAAGCTTACGCCCCAGGAACCCAAGATCTAA